In one window of Mobula hypostoma chromosome 1, sMobHyp1.1, whole genome shotgun sequence DNA:
- the LOC134347845 gene encoding myb/SANT-like DNA-binding domain-containing protein 2: protein MMSEVRSERGALWSDAETLALIAVWSEENVQTALDEQLRNSHVFKFISSQLLDQGYIRTPEQCRIRIKGLKRKYTLAKDSIRRGCSASGRKICRFYEQLDAVLGTRVGNERPVVIDAIATPGESQDIKEEQNSPHSDISQRVECHNGHCSSEEPDHSMGETSNRQFEPQPSTSAFCTPRVRRMHSSLPFAPQPKKAKKHSLEDIMDGMMEKFIRYSEAADEKFLRYMEASEERFARLEQLRMEMEERMRQSDREHEARVLFMLGQMMGHNIADFPSTSTATESEITERKVF, encoded by the exons ATGATGTCAGAAGTGAGGTCGGAGCGCGGTGCCCTGTGGTCGGACGCGGAGACCCTGGCGCTGATCGCCGTCTGGAgcgaggagaatgtacagacgGCGCTGGACGAGCAGCTCAGGAACAGCCATGTTTTTAAGTTCATCTCGTCGCAGTTGCTGGACCAGGGTTACATCCGCACCCCGGAGCAGTGCCGCATCCGCATCAAGGGGCTGAAGAGGAAGTACACGCTGGCCAAGGACAGCATCAGGCGGGGCTGCAGCGCCAGTGGCAGGAAGATTTGCCGCTTCTACGAACAGCTGGACGCGGTGCTCGGCACCCGGGTTGGCAATGAACGACCCGTAGTCATTGACGCGATCGCGACACCCGGCGAGTCGCAGGATATTAAAGAGGAGCAAAACAGTCCGCATTCTGATATAAGTCAAAGAGTGGAATGCCACAATGGCCATTGTTCCTCGGAGGAGCCCGATCATTCGATGGGAGAGACCAGTAACCGGCAATTTGAGCCTCAGCCCTCTACCAGCGCTTTCTGTA CTCCCCGTGTTCGGCGTATGCATTCATCTCTACCATTTGCACCTCAGCCGAAGAAAGCCAAGAAGCATTCACTGGAGGACATAATGGATGGGATGATGGAGAAGTTCATTCGCTACAGTGAAGCTGCAGATGAAAAATTTCTCCGTTACATGGAGGCATCAGAGGAACGCTTTGCTCGTCTTGAGCAGCTCCGCATGGAAATGGAGGAGAGGATGAGGCAAAGTGATAGAGAGCATGAAGCTCGCGTTCTATTCATGCTAGGACAGATGATGGGCCATAATATAGCGGACTTTCCTTCCACATCTACAGCTACTGAAAGTGAAATAACTGAAAGGAAAGTATTTTAG